Proteins found in one Miscanthus floridulus cultivar M001 chromosome 4, ASM1932011v1, whole genome shotgun sequence genomic segment:
- the LOC136551005 gene encoding xylanase inhibitor protein 1-like, with the protein MAALGGRRRASAAALLAVATLLVCLAGPAMAAGNKTGQVTVFWGRNKDEGTLREACDTGLYTMVIMSFLDVYGPNGKYHLDLSGHPIAGIGDDIKHCQFVGVPVSLSIGGFGSGYSLPSRQAALDIFDYLWNAFFGGSKPGVHRPFGDAWLDGVDLFLEHGTAADRYDVLALELAKHNIRGGPGKPLHLTATPRCGFPPAGYLKRALDTGIFERVHVRIYDDADCEAYWHLAWDKWTAAYPATRFYVGMTASEMTHGWVHPKNVYYDVAPSVQKADNYGGFMIWDRYSDKLSNYTSMVKGYA; encoded by the coding sequence ATGGCGGCGCTCGGAGGACGGAGGAGGGCGTCAGCAGCCGCCCTCCTAGCCGTGGCGACCCTGCTTGTCTGCCTTGCCGGCCCGGCCATGGCCGCGGGGAATAAGACCGGCCAGGTGACCGTGTTCTGGGGCCGGAACAAGGACGAGGGCACGCTCCGGGAGGCCTGCGACACCGGCCTCTACACCATGGTGATCATGTCGTTCCTCGACGTGTACGGCCCCAACGGCAAGTACCACCTGGACCTCTCCGGCCACCCGATCGCCGGCATCGGCGACGACATCAAGCACTGCCAGTTCGTGGGCGTCCCGGTGTCGCTCTCCATCGGCGGCTTCGGCTCCGGCTACTCGCTCCCCTCCAGGCAGGCGGCGCTGGACATCTTCGACTACCTCTGGAACGCCTTCTTCGGCGGGTCCAAGCCCGGCGTGCACCGCCCCTTCGGCGACGCGTGGCTGGACGGCGTCGATCTGTTCCTGGAGCACGGCACGGCCGCCGACCGGTACGACGTGCTGGCGCTGGAGCTCGCCAAGCACAACATCCGCGGCGGGCCCGGGAAGCCGCTGCACCTGACGGCGACGCCGCGCTGCGGGTTCCCGCCGGCGGGCTACCTGAAGCGCGCGCTGGACACGGGCATCTTCGAGCGCGTCCACGTCAGGATCTACGACGACGCCGACTGCGAGGCGTACTGGCACCTGGCGTGGGACAAGTGGACGGCGGCGTACCCGGCCACCAGGTTCTACGTCGGGATGACGGCGTCGGAGATGACGCACGGGTGGGTGCACCCCAAGAACGTCTACTACGACGTCGCGCCGTCCGTGCAGAAGGCGGACAACTACGGCGGCTTCATGATCTGGGACCGCTACTCcgacaagctctccaactacaccagCATGGTCAAGGGCTATGCTTGA